The following coding sequences lie in one Rutidosis leptorrhynchoides isolate AG116_Rl617_1_P2 chromosome 6, CSIRO_AGI_Rlap_v1, whole genome shotgun sequence genomic window:
- the LOC139853843 gene encoding uncharacterized protein — MVLQDVVGNEGVRWPLVWIQKYPILQTMVALILTNQPDQFGWLNDQGILYDFSILMGEKLKMQDKLKPWEMRDGISKLCTLCKPCPDNHSHMFFKCKFSALVWHKVQSMLVFALGSDDWSVMVNLIFPQASHNLARIVVSKLCFSATIYGIWQERNYCIFKKVHRTEKQVFEAIVSNTRLKLPTTRFKRSLNVSRVCSMWSLDSE; from the exons ATGGTATTGCAAGATGTTGTTGGTAATGAGGGTGTTCGATGGCCCTTGGTATGGATTCAAAAGTATCCTATTTTGCAAACGATGGTAGCCCTTATTCTTACTAATCAACCGGATCAATTTGGTTGGTTGAATGATCAAGGTATTCTTTACGATTTTTCA ATTTTAATGGGGGAAAAGTTGAAGATGCAAGATAAGCTTAAACCCTGGGAGATGCGTGATGGTATTAGTAAGTTATGCACATTGTGTAAACCTTGCCCCGACAACCATTCCCACATGTTTTTCAAATGCAAGTTCTCTGCTTTGGTATGGCACAAGGTGCAATCTATGTTAGTGTTTGCGCTTGGAAGTGATGATTGGAGTGTTATGGTGAACTTAATTTTTCCTCAAGCTTCACACAATTTGGCTCGTATTGTGGTGTCGAAGTTGTGTTTTTCAGCTACTATTTATGGTATCTGGCAAGAAAGAAACTATTGTATTTTCAAGAAGGTTCATCGTACCGAGAAACAAGTATTTGAAGCTATTGTGTCTAATACCCGATTGAAGCTCCCCACGACCAGATTTAAAAGGTCGCTTAATGTCTCTCGAGTTTGTTCTATGTGGAGTTTAGATTCGGAGTAG